The region agaagaaactttTGATGTCGGAGTACTTATAGCATTCAAAATGGCTCCCTCTGGACTGACCAACAATTTTTTTATAGATGTGTCTAAGTGAAACACTGAAGTGTTACTTGGTAACTGAGAGTTCCCAGTCTGAACCACAGAAGACGTAGCTAAAACATTAGCAGGGGATTTTATCATTGAAGACATAGACACTGTTGTTACAGATGGTGGAGTAGATGAGCTAGCTGGAGTATTCAATATCTGAGGTGTTGCATGTACAATTGGTAAAGCATCTGCAGATCCAAAGGAGTTTACAATTTTTGTAGAGCTTTTCAAAGGATGTTTTGATGTCTGCCAATTTAACGAATTACTTGGTGCTAGAGTGATCTTTGAGGCTACTGGATTAACAATTGGGGCACCTTGAACCTCTTGACCATGGTTAATAGTTAAAGGAGGAATTGGTTTTGTATTACAAGAGAGAAGAAGAACATGGCTGCCAGCTCCAAGGCCTTGTGGTGGAACAACAAAACAAGTACCATTAATCATTATCTGAGTTCCGGGTGCCAAAGGCACACAGGTGTTAATGACTATTTTCTGTTGAATACAAGGTTCATTCAGTTGACCTCCTGCCTTGCTTGTTACAGTTGGTGAAGCTGTAGACATGTGAATGTTAGAAATACAAGTGTGAGCATGAGTTTGTTTCATTACATTGGGAGGCATCTGCTGGCACTGTAGGGAAGAAAAACTGGGAAAACTAATGATTTTGCCTGCATTTGGTGAGGCAAGGGGCAAGACAGTTTGAGGTTTTTGAATATTTGCATTACTTGGCATAGCAGCTGAAATGCCTGATGACTGAAACTGAAGCAGTGTGGGTGGAGGAGGTACTGAAGGAGGAGTTGAAACTGCTGCCAACTGAGGAACTGTAGGTAACACTTTAGGGGTGGCGACTACAGATCCAGGTAAGCTAATGACTGGAAACTGCAGAGTGGATGGTAAATTTTGAGGAGATACTGTTGATTGTGTAGTTGAAATTAGCACAGATGAAGCAAGATGACCGGTTTTCACAGTTGATAAACCCATAGCATTTCCAGTATTTGACGTACATGGTCGATTACCAAGAGTTGGCCTTATTCTTGAGGTATCATTTCCACCAACCAAAACAGTAGGCCATGTCCCAGAAGAAGTCCCATTTGGTGTTACTGAAACAGATTCTACACGTGCATTTGCTGCTGTCACTGTAAAAGCAGTTGCAACTTTTGTTGCAGCACATATAGACTCATTAACGGATGTAACACTTTGATTCATAAAACTTGAACACACAGGAACCAAACTACCACCACCTGGCAAAGATAAAGCCATGCCCTTTTTATCTTCTCCCTTAGAAATggcagactgcagcacattaATTGGTGGAGCTTGTTGTGCATTGCCTTTAATATTTACTATAGTTTGACCTATATTTAGTCCAATTTTCACATCTTTGACTTGAGCAACAGTAGGTGATGAATTTATCCTTACTGGTGCACCTACTGTAGATGGGATCAGAACCAACTGTGTTTGCTCTGTGGCACTAACAAAGGTCTTGCTTAGGGAAGAAGGAAGGTTATGTTTCAATGACTCTGCAATTAGGTTAGTGTTTGATGGGCCATTGGCAATTTGAGTATTAATGAAAACTAATTTCTGAGCATTAACACCAGTGGATGCTGGTGAAGGTATAATATTGACTCCTGACACCCCACAAGGGGGCAAAATAGGTGGATTTGTGACTAACATAAGTTTTTTTATGGGATTACCACTGATTACCTCTCCATTTGTTGCTGAATTCAGCTCAGACTGTGTAAGAGGCCATTTTTTAGTTTTACTATCACCTTGTTGCTGTACTAAAGAATCTGGATTAATGACAGTGTTACTCTGTCCAATGCTAATTATACTAACAGGACTACTTGGAGTTGCTGACAAAGTGCTAGCTGATGAAATGGAGGATAAAGGAGGAGAGGACACATGGCAGTTTTTCTCTATTACTTGACCTGAAGTGCCCCCATAAGTAGGCTGCTCTAATGtgaatttgagatttttctccACTGTCTGGTGTAAATCAGCAGGGAAAGCTGGAATGCTGATGGCTGAAGCTGTTGAGGAGGCAAACCCAGAAACAGATGACTGTCCAAAATGCGGGAGACCAGAGGTGGCAGTTGCTatggagggaagaggagaggatgATAGTGTGGATTTTGGCACCAAAAATGCCTGAAGTTGAGGTGTATAAGTGAAAACTGAACTAGAAGACAAATTATTAGGTGAAAATTGCTCTGGGTTTGTCTGAACTTTAACAATTCCTGTGTTACCACCTCGTGTTGTGACCAGAATGGACTGTGATTCCCTTATACACATGGTTTTCAGTTCTTGCCTAATTTCAACAGAGTCACTTGCCTGCTGTGATGTAAGACTATGAAAAGTAGAAGTAGTGTTTGTAGAGCCACTTAATGTTGGTGCTGATATCAAAGACTGACTAGCTCTGGAAATAGTATGGGAAGTCAAAGATACAGGGAATGTGGCAGTTGAAACTGTAGTCTTGGTTTTGTCAGTTTCAGCTTGGCTCATTTTAACTGCTGATGACAATAAATTACTTGATGACATTATAGAGGGCAATGGTTGTGTTCTGTTCATAGGATCAGTTATCTGTGACAAATGTGTAATACTCTTGTTAAAAATTGCACTAGGTGGTTGAATGGTAGGATTTGTGGGTGCCAGGACAGGCGTTAAAGAAACATTGACATTTGACACTTGCGGCAAACTTGTACAGTGCAGCTCAGGAGACTCCTGTTGCAGCGACTGAATGTCTTTCGATACAGATTTTCCATCTTTCTGCTGAATGAGAAAATTCTTAGGTAAAATAAGAACTTGTTGCAtgactttttctccagttttagggTCAGTAACAGGTTGCATTTGAATTTTCACAGAACTGTTGTGAAGGTCTATTGGTACACAATGGCCATTTGGCATTTTGTATACCATTTGTAAAGGATTCTTTGAACTGGTCTggcagggcagtgctggtttTACTGATGATGATTCCAAAGGTGATACAACTTGCTTTTCAGAAGTAGATACATTAATGCCTGGGGGAGGTGACAGTTGGTTTGTTAAGGTCACTTTGTTCCCAATATTCTTGGCAAGCAAGGCCTGGATGGGTTTGGTCCCTTTCAGAAAGTTCGATATTGATGTTTCAGGATCTGCCAGGGAAGATGATTCTGGAGGTGATGCTTCAAATTGTTTTGGCTCAGTCAAACTGTCTGTCTTTATGTTACTTTCTGAACTGTGGATCACAGCCTCACTAGTGCTCAGCTTAGCTTTCTTCCTTGGTGAACACTCATGAGTGCTTTGATACAGACAACTGTTTTGCTTGGACTGTCGTTTAACAGACTTAGGCAGtatcttctgcatttctttagcAGTTGAGTCTTTTTTCAGAAGTCTGCTTTTTCCTGCAGGTAAATTCATCTCTAAcagtttcatttcttctgcaagtatattaaaacagaaattgttttaaaagtttgcaACCAATACATCCATGACAATGTTATAGCATTCAGTTGAAGGTGAAATGCTAGTTTGCAAGCATTTATCATGACAGCTATAAAGATTAGTCCCTGAGGTGATGACAGTGTTCATCACCTCTActacatcatcatcatcttttttttttttttttttttttttttaaaaaaaaaaaaaaacaacataagCCACTGTCAGTTTAAGGTAAATTCTGAGTAGACCTCATATATTATCATGGAAATAATAAACgacaaaaatggcaaaagcttCACACATCAGAATTCTCATCTGTCATGTCTGTCACCTTCTCACTTACTGCTGCCAGTAGGTGggttttttaatttatttttatatatatgtaatagaCAATCTATTCCAATATTGTCACACTACtagttcaggaaaaaattaGGACATAGGCTCATGTGGAAAGACTGGTAGGCTCTTGAATCAAGTTCAGGCTATCAAATTCCCATAGACACTTACCACTGTCTGAGTGATCTGTTGGAGGAATTTCCACATGTTCTGTAGACTCAGAATATTTACTGCTTACTACTGCAAAAGAGTCTTTGCCAGAGTCAGCTTCACTTTCATCATTACTCCACAATTCTCTGGTAAATTTATCAAGCTCTGGGtgtcttttaaaatcatcatAGTCCTTCTTCAATCGAGACCTTGAAAATAACACAGCTGACtttacatgaagaaaaacacttaatttttttatgtttttgcttgtatttgttgccacattaaaaaaagctctGCAAGTCGCTAAAGCCCAGAGAATGTAAAGCAAAGCAACATTCCTTCCCTCATCAAAATCAGATCCTATATACTAAAGTCTTCTAACAATAAGGAAGATTGAATCAAATCTGACCATTCCTTTTTTCCCGCctctattttctgcttcttcctaCACCTCTTTGTGACAGATGTACTTAGACAGATAGAGATATTAATTGCAACAAGTTTACTCATTCCTCTGAAGCTCTAATTAGAGAAAGAAGCAGATCTTGTTTTCTGGAATGCATCATGTTTTTGAATCAGCTATTGGACCATGATGTACCCCTTTCTCCTGTAAGATAACTTTCTAATTTCAAGGCCATTACAACAGCTGCCATTGCTGTTTCCATAGGGTAACACTGTTAAAAATGTGCATAAGATAGAAAACATAGCTGCTTTACTCCATTTAAACACTCTTCAGAAACAGCATCAACAATAACTGCATCTTTATCTTGATACTTTTGGACTGCTACTTACTTCCactatttcttcttctatattatttagaaaagatCTAGGGATATTTTAGCATACAAACACATTGAACTGCAGAGTTCAGCCAGCAGTGACCAAATATCCAGGAGGACTAATTATCAGAAGAATGAACAAATGCTAGTAATTAGAACCTTACCTAGAACAGACTGTAGTGCCTGCTTTAGATCTAAACTCAACTTTTAGACACTAAAAATAAGGTCCTCAGCTTACCCATGTTTATGGGTTAAAGTAAGTCCTTTGTGTCAGAGTGCAGTGAAGGTGATCTGCTCCCTATGAGATAGGGAGCTGAGTGTGATAACTTGACCTGCAGGGTAGCGGCAGCCCATGACCGCATCTTGTGGTACCAGAGCAAAGCTAGCAGGATTGAGGGTGGCAGCCAGATTCAGTCAAAGGTCCAGACCACCAGGCAGACTTGTGGCGATGAAGTCCACAGTCAAACCAGGAAGTCAATCCACAAGTCAGGACCAGGCCCAACGAGGATAACCAGGGTCAAACCCAGCCCTTTGATGGCTGGGCAACAGGCTATTTTGAACTTTAAGCCCAGGTATTCAAGAATTGTAGAGGGACACTAAGCAAGCACTGTTGCACTAGAGCTTCTGGatgggaattttattttttctttcaaggaaTTTATGCTCAGGGTCAGTGAACAGGTCTGATCAGTAGGTATAAGCAACTGTTCCTTTCAAACCTTCGTGCTACTCAAATACCATTCAATGCTATGCTCCTTCACAATTTTGAAAGGGCTAAAGGACATCTCAGAAGTAATACTTGTCCTCACTAGGTTTAACCCTGTCACTCCTATACTCATGTCTCTGTAACACACCTCATCCTAGACACATACAAATCTATACAGCTGGAAAAACACAGAATGACATTTTAACAGATGGCCAATTTAACTGGTTTAGGCAGTATAGAGCACAGTAGCCTGATCTAAAATGTCAAAAGCACCCTGGTGTATTTTTCTAGAtataatttttcagattttcctcaAACAGCAATAAGTGTCAGATAGGCTGTGATACAATTATAAGGACAAGCATAATTAAGGATTCTGAAGTGTGttaggaaaaaaactttttgagATTAAATCCAAGTTTATTTTGAATCACCAAATTTGCAACATCACATAACTCTTCAAACTAAAGCACTGCTAATACCTTGTTCCAACTCTCAACAGTATCTTCACTTGGCTTATTTTAGAAGACAAATAAGATTGATTAGTTTTTAAAGTGTAAtaagttttgtaattttttgttctgttaatGAATTTCATGAATTACTGTTGAGAAAAGCCGCTAATTACctgtttctttgaaatgctttcaTTAGCTTTGGCTCCCATGGTAACAATTCATTAAGCAGTCGTATTAACGTACCATGCAATTCTTTTACTGCTTGCTTCCGATGATACCACCTTCCCTGCAaacataaatataatttatcaCTGCATTACATCTAATTCTTGTTATACTGTACTAGCACTACAGTCATCTTGATACATTTTAATGCAACACAAAGAAATTACTAGACATGTATTATTTCGTAACTGCATCTCCCCTTAACCCTGTAAAGCAAACTTAACACTTCTACAGTTTTTATACCCAAGAGAAACAATGTCCTAATTAAAAAAGCCATAATAAAAAGATCTATATTCTTTACAGACTGCTAAAACTTACAACTGAAGCAGAATTCTATGAACACATGATGTGTTTAAAATTACTTACAGGAGTACCTAAGATATGTAGTAGTCCTTTCAGGTCAAAGAAACTGGCTGCATATGCAAACTTTTAACAGTTAAAGCTAAAATTTCTACACAAAAAACTCACAatcatttaatatatatttttgtaaatggtgacataatttattatttactacacttttaagggagaaaaaaactcAACAATTTTGGActacatttttgtttgtattttatccaaagtttttttaaaaaaaaaaaatacaggaaagttCTGTAAACTGATCATTTACGAAGTAACAGACTATGAAGCAGGCATTGTTTGCTAATGTAAACACATTTAGATTAACTCAATCATATAAttagttttcttcttccaaacTAAAATATGTAATCTCAAGAACTTCCATGAAGAATTCATGTTTTAAGTTTGGAAAGGCTGGCTGATGATAAAAGGCATTGGGAAAAACAGCATGCACCTACACAGCACGTTTTCTTTGTTATTCACCTAAACAGGCAACATGcaatattggaaaaaaacatgatggACATAATGCTGTGAAACGTCTCACTTAGACACACATGCCTTATAAGTATTTGTTCCAATAACTTCAGAATAAAGTTACTCACATAAAGGACAGAACAATGCACATGTATGAGTAGCTACAAAAAGGGATGAGGTGTAGTCTAGTGCTTTTGCCACTCTACTAACTCAGTGTACTTTCCTTATGATTTTGTCTCATCTTACATAGGAGATGCTAATAGAGTATAGACTGGCTTTACAGAAGtctacaacagaaaaaaaggaaaactaaggaACTTGCTTGTATTTTATACACATCTTTAGCTTTTAGTGCAGCTCATCTGCTTAACAGCTAGCTGCATTccaacaaacacacacacaaaaatttagGGCAGGAGAAGCTGGATCAAGCAGgacaaagcagcttttcagcagTCTACAATAATGATCCTTCTATGGATAGTGGAGTAATTCCTTTCAACTCATTCCAGCAGATCTTTCCACTGCACAGCAAGATCTGCTAAGCTGAATACTTTCTTGAAGACCagacacaattttattttttatggctTGTCAGTTACATGTTACACAACATGTAATTAAAGCCtactcctttatttttttaattaaaactatacaaacaaagcttttaaatagGAAACGATGCCATATTACCATACAACGGTTAATGTGGAGGACACAGACTGGTCAGAAAGTTGCGTTTAAATTTCCTCTATTTGTGGCTGTTCATATTGCACAGGTAAAGTACTGCAGCAAAAAGGTGCTGTTGAGCACAGAAAAGATCCATGTTATATATTGCAGCCTAACAAGGCATATCACCTTTTTACAATAGCAGTAAACAGAataagtgggttttttttaaaaaaaacacagatctgttttgcttcaaaatatacatataaCCTTTTTCAGAGAGTTTTAGAAGGATAAATTTATATAATGTCTAGTATTAGTGAAatgtatcaaaataaaaaacagaatggCAATAACCCAATGTCATTACtgtaagaacaaagaaatgatGTATTGGATTTAGGAAACAATGggatatgtgaaaaaaatagaaacatagaAAGTGACTAGAGAGTaagagaaaatagcaaaaaagtaaatttgaGAGTCATTTACCTCTGAATAAAGCTGAGATCTTGGTttaggtagaaaaaaaatagagtatttaTGACCTAAATAAATATGAGCT is a window of Rhea pennata isolate bPtePen1 chromosome Z, bPtePen1.pri, whole genome shotgun sequence DNA encoding:
- the BRD10 gene encoding uncharacterized protein KIAA2026 homolog → MDAAQQPAGAAEHPPPLGAGGRAPAGRAEERERRGEERGDAGGTSGGRPWEQSLSTELQQAYRIFREFLLEKHRPLTAPFLEPLPEQATSGEEGGVGSLSGRNSGHSFQYSPAGMWLLKMEEKFSSGQYAGITDFVADFRLMLETCYRLHGVDHWLSKQAQKLEMMLEQKLALLSRHLREKTSIAVTSRGCYGLEDEKGTACTSTRRRSTPRSLVGLSTGMFESVMVQVLRQEEQLRTKEEKRLREQERKEAEEASQKEVEEWEKALLAQAAPTRMETMWEIPAIGHFLCLAQQILNLPEIVFYELERCLLMPQCNAFLSKIMTSLLSPPHRRSTLHRRPTLPYRAWEAALRQKVQHWYTVVGQTENPNSSAEKLGLCPQFFKVLGEVNPLQEKPFHELPFYQKVWLLKGLCDFVYETQKDVQDAVLGQPIHECREVILGYDYLENAYVHFPQFCGADVRIYKQKPFQAPEFPSPPIKVKKVPRIKLERAKYVSKSNGEVSSGGREELIPHSKAELVNSIDSVVSCSEKNISSDSFTVITEETKLNCETKISGVCDIKKTGCCKENLEKLTSSEESVGVDGPLSQEEIWTVENGQSCAEATKVKSEISLFKENTLKTCQMHANGNHNDNPDVNCRKFGKETLLENSLRNNKKLKLSKLRAKKKKKKKKKLKDILNENLQRKLDDLQRKREIHLHSFKSFKSELQSKLFIIKKKAKHKKHKSGKKSLSKKAITKKRKAVTKATIPEFQLICTNLDELRDLITKIENELKDLEDIKKKSGRWYHRKQAVKELHGTLIRLLNELLPWEPKLMKAFQRNRSRLKKDYDDFKRHPELDKFTRELWSNDESEADSGKDSFAVVSSKYSESTEHVEIPPTDHSDSEEMKLLEMNLPAGKSRLLKKDSTAKEMQKILPKSVKRQSKQNSCLYQSTHECSPRKKAKLSTSEAVIHSSESNIKTDSLTEPKQFEASPPESSSLADPETSISNFLKGTKPIQALLAKNIGNKVTLTNQLSPPPGINVSTSEKQVVSPLESSSVKPALPCQTSSKNPLQMVYKMPNGHCVPIDLHNSSVKIQMQPVTDPKTGEKVMQQVLILPKNFLIQQKDGKSVSKDIQSLQQESPELHCTSLPQVSNVNVSLTPVLAPTNPTIQPPSAIFNKSITHLSQITDPMNRTQPLPSIMSSSNLLSSAVKMSQAETDKTKTTVSTATFPVSLTSHTISRASQSLISAPTLSGSTNTTSTFHSLTSQQASDSVEIRQELKTMCIRESQSILVTTRGGNTGIVKVQTNPEQFSPNNLSSSSVFTYTPQLQAFLVPKSTLSSSPLPSIATATSGLPHFGQSSVSGFASSTASAISIPAFPADLHQTVEKNLKFTLEQPTYGGTSGQVIEKNCHVSSPPLSSISSASTLSATPSSPVSIISIGQSNTVINPDSLVQQQGDSKTKKWPLTQSELNSATNGEVISGNPIKKLMLVTNPPILPPCGVSGVNIIPSPASTGVNAQKLVFINTQIANGPSNTNLIAESLKHNLPSSLSKTFVSATEQTQLVLIPSTVGAPVRINSSPTVAQVKDVKIGLNIGQTIVNIKGNAQQAPPINVLQSAISKGEDKKGMALSLPGGGSLVPVCSSFMNQSVTSVNESICAATKVATAFTVTAANARVESVSVTPNGTSSGTWPTVLVGGNDTSRIRPTLGNRPCTSNTGNAMGLSTVKTGHLASSVLISTTQSTVSPQNLPSTLQFPVISLPGSVVATPKVLPTVPQLAAVSTPPSVPPPPTLLQFQSSGISAAMPSNANIQKPQTVLPLASPNAGKIISFPSFSSLQCQQMPPNVMKQTHAHTCISNIHMSTASPTVTSKAGGQLNEPCIQQKIVINTCVPLAPGTQIMINGTCFVVPPQGLGAGSHVLLLSCNTKPIPPLTINHGQEVQGAPIVNPVASKITLAPSNSLNWQTSKHPLKSSTKIVNSFGSADALPIVHATPQILNTPASSSTPPSVTTVSMSSMIKSPANVLATSSVVQTGNSQLPSNTSVFHLDTSIKKLLVSPEGAILNAISTPTSKVSSLSSSLPPVVVSTSRDPTTIFPNLQSSCLDKPDKATS